One part of the Arabidopsis thaliana chromosome 1 sequence genome encodes these proteins:
- the RH36 gene encoding RNA helicase 36 (RNA helicase 36 (RH36); FUNCTIONS IN: helicase activity, ATP binding, ATP-dependent helicase activity, nucleic acid binding; INVOLVED IN: post-embryonic development, embryo sac development, rRNA processing; LOCATED IN: nucleus; EXPRESSED IN: 30 plant structures; EXPRESSED DURING: 13 growth stages; CONTAINS InterPro DOMAIN/s: RNA helicase, DEAD-box type, Q motif (InterPro:IPR014014), DNA/RNA helicase, DEAD/DEAH box type, N-terminal (InterPro:IPR011545), RNA helicase, ATP-dependent, DEAD-box, conserved site (InterPro:IPR000629), DEAD-like helicase, N-terminal (InterPro:IPR014001), DNA/RNA helicase, C-terminal (InterPro:IPR001650), Helicase, superfamily 1/2, ATP-binding domain (InterPro:IPR014021); BEST Arabidopsis thaliana protein match is: DEA(D/H)-box RNA helicase family protein (TAIR:AT5G60990.1); Has 43946 Blast hits to 42938 proteins in 3095 species: Archae - 969; Bacteria - 21832; Metazoa - 6240; Fungi - 4948; Plants - 2606; Viruses - 36; Other Eukaryotes - 7315 (source: NCBI BLink).), producing the protein MEEPTPEEEGGITIMSKSRKNPKTVVNIQSQKLDSDQNTPQFEKFTNPNPSSDTTSATNFEGLGLAEWAVETCKELGMRKPTPVQTHCVPKILAGRDVLGLAQTGSGKTAAFALPILHRLAEDPYGVFALVVTPTRELAFQLAEQFKALGSCLNLRCSVIVGGMDMLTQTMSLVSRPHIVITTPGRIKVLLENNPDVPPVFSRTKFLVLDEADRVLDVGFQDELRTIFQCLPKSRQTLLFSATMTSNLQALLEHSSNKAYFYEAYEGLKTVDTLTQQFIFEDKDAKELYLVHILSQMEDKGIRSAMIFVSTCRTCQRLSLMLDELEVENIAMHSLNSQSMRLSALSKFKSGKVPILLATDVASRGLDIPTVDLVINYDIPRDPRDYVHRVGRTARAGRGGLAVSIITETDVKLIHKIEEEVGKKMEPYNKKVITDSLEVTKVSKAKRVAMMKMLDNGFEDKVKDRRKLKRKTLADKGLLKKRGKRQKSTEN; encoded by the exons ATGGAGGAACCAACGCCGGAGGAGGAAGGGGGAATCACCATCATGTCTAAATCCCGCAAAAATCCTAAAACCGTAGTAAACATTCAGTCCCAGAAACTTGATTCGGACCAGAATACTCCTCAATTTGAGAAATTCACTAATCCTAACCCTAGCTCCGACACCACATCCGCCACTAATTTCGAAGGGCTCGGATTAGCTGAGTGGGCAGTGGAAACGTGTAAAGAGCTTGGGATGCGTAAACCCACTCCAGTTCAAACTCACTGCGTGCCGAAGATATTAGCCGGACGAGACGTTTTAGGGCTTGCTCAGACTGGTAGTGGTAAAACTGCTGCGTTTGCTCTACCTATACTTCACCGCCTTGCTGAAGATCCTTATGGAGTCTTCGCGCTTGTAGTGACGCCGACTAGAGAGCTAGCGTTCCAGCTCGCTGAGCAGTTTAAGGCTTTGGGTTCGTGTTTGAATTTGCGTTGCTCTGTAATTGTGGGAGGAATGGATATGTTGACGCAAACTATGAGCTTGGTTTCACGACCTCATATCGTTATTACTACTCCTGGAAGAATCAAGGTTTTGCTTGAAAACAATCCTGATGTTCCTCCAGTTTTCTCTAGAACCAAG ttcTTAGTGCTGGACGAGGCGGATAGAGTTCTTGATGTTGGTTTCCAAGACGAGTTACGCACAATCTTTCAGTGTCTGCCAAAGAGTAGACAAACATTGTTGTTCTCTGCTACCATGACTAGTAACTTACAGGCTTTGCTTGAACATTCTTCAAACAAAGCTTATTTCTATGAAGCCTATGAAGGGTTAAAGACTGTTGACACTCTTACGCAGCAGTTCATTTTCGAAGACAAAGATGCCAAAGAGCTGTATCTTGTGCACATCCTCTCGCAAATGGAAGACAAGGGCATTCGATCAGCCATGATTTTTGTCTCCACTTGCAG AACATGTCAAAGGTTAAGTCTTATGCTTGACGAGCTTGAAGTGGAAAATATAGCTATGCATTCTCTGAATTCTCAGTCTATGCGACTATCTGCACTAAGTAAATTCAAGTCTGGGAAAGTACCGATATTGCTTGCGACTGATGTTGCCAGCCGTGGATTGGACATTCCTACTGTTGACCTTGTCATCAATTATGACATTCCGAG AGATCCTAGGGATTATGTTCATCGTGTTGGACGTACAGCTAGAGCTGGTAGAGGAGGACTGGCTGTAAGCATTATCACTGAG ACCGATGTGAAACTTATCCATAAAATAGAAGAGGAAGTTGGAAAAAAGATGGAACcatacaacaaaaaagtaatcACTGACAGTTTAGAAGTCACAAAG GTCTCAAAAGCCAAAAGAGTGGCAATGATGAAGATGCTAGATAATGGATTCGAAGACAAGGTTAAAGACCGGAGGAAATTGAAACGGAAAACACTTGCGGATAAAGGGTTGCTTAAGAAACGGGGCAAAAGGCAGAAATCAACAGAAAATTGA
- a CDS encoding transglycosylase (FUNCTIONS IN: molecular_function unknown; INVOLVED IN: biological_process unknown; LOCATED IN: chloroplast, vacuole; EXPRESSED IN: 19 plant structures; EXPRESSED DURING: 11 growth stages; CONTAINS InterPro DOMAIN/s: Lytic transglycosylase-like, catalytic (InterPro:IPR008258); Has 171 Blast hits to 155 proteins in 40 species: Archae - 0; Bacteria - 54; Metazoa - 0; Fungi - 0; Plants - 55; Viruses - 0; Other Eukaryotes - 62 (source: NCBI BLink).), which yields MANSFTFWNDCVEPEDLEEMWMDPAVSAEWIDVGETKGQKVHLSRDPDGQPYLTQTEMRAVSDITVRRHFDSILDSEMICAIAELESDRKPLIMRYSKKTKETGLGILQVFEKTAAWLAGGQGYQAYNVDDNPDLLHKPFINVYFGAAYLKWLTDYQNNQRSEEFVVRAYNGGTKKATHKSTLPYWKRYLAVKESLPSRKHGDAGPSSFRPTNPASPGSNTDFTYWDSRASPEDMEDMWNQSEICKEWTKSKEERGKVRFSQDGEKRPYLSRGELKAVAEIIVSKYFSTKGIRVPLVCAIADTVCMRFVNGIKKHVGILGVDYSTASWLYSELGYRAYRVDSADDLTKPFISMYFGVAYLVWLSEYEGSQRSNQFIVQAYMKGPDHVDLEESCPLWLKFEQALSYYEESKRDSGSCVIL from the exons ATGGCCAACAGTTTCACGTTCTGGAATGATTGTGTTGAGCCAGAGGATTTAGAAGAAATGTGGATGGATCCTGCGGTCAGTGCTGAATGGATTGATGTTGGAGAGACTAAAGGCCAGAAGGTTCACCTCTCAAGGGATCCTGATGGTCAGCCTTATCTTACACAGACCGAGATGAGG GCTGTTTCTGATATAACTGTCCGGAGGCATTTTGATTCCATCTTGGATTCG GAAATGATATGTGCAATTGCTGAGCTTGAAAGTGACCGAAAGCCTCTCATTATGCGGTACAGCAAAAAGACCAAAGAAACTGGCCTTGGAATTTTACAAGTTTTCGAAAAGACAGCAGCATGGTTGGCTGG GGGCCAAGGCTATCAGGCATATAATGTAGATGACAATCCTGATCTTCTTCACAAGCCCTTTATAAATGTGTACTTTGGGGCAGCTTACCTGAAATGGTTAACAGACTATCAGAATAA CCAGAGAAGTGAAGAGTTTGTTGTCAGAGCATACAATGGTGGGACAAAAAAGGCGACTCACAAGTCGACATTGCCATATTGGAAACGATACCTTGCAGTGAAAGAAAGTCTCCCTTCAAG AAAACATGGCGATGCTGGCCCTTCAAGCTTTCGTCCTACGAATCCCGCTTCCCCAGGCTCAA ACACCGATTTCACATACTGGGACTCTCGAGCTTCCCCCGAAGATATGGAAGATATGTGGAATCAGTCTGAAATATGTAAAGAGTGGACAAAATCTAAAGAAGAAAGGGGAAAGGTTCGTTTTTCACAAGATGGTGAAAAGAGGCCTTACCTTTCTCGAGGGGAACTTAAG gCTGTTGCAGAAATAATTGTTTCAAAGTACTTCAGCACGAAAGGAATTAGAGTT CCTCTTGTTTGTGCGATTGCTGATACTGTGTGCATGCGGTTTGTGAACGGTATTAAGAAACATGTAGGAATACTCGGAGTGGACTACTCAACCGCTTCATGGTTATACTC GGAGCTAGGATACCGAGCATACAGAGTCGATTCAGCAGACGATCTAACCAAACCATTTATCTCTATGTACTTTGGTGTAGCctatttggtttggttatcGGAATATGAAGGAAG TCAAAGAAGTAATCAATTCATTGTCCAAGCATATATGAAAGGTCCTGACCACGTCGATCTTGAGGAATCATGTCCACTCTGGCTCAAGTTCGAGCAAGCTCTGAGTTACTATGAAGAGTCCAAGAG GGATTCAGGAAGCTGCGTTATCCTATGA
- the GAPCP-2 gene encoding glyceraldehyde-3-phosphate dehydrogenase of plastid 2 (glyceraldehyde-3-phosphate dehydrogenase of plastid 2 (GAPCP-2); CONTAINS InterPro DOMAIN/s: Glyceraldehyde 3-phosphate dehydrogenase subfamily (InterPro:IPR000173), Glyceraldehyde 3-phosphate dehydrogenase, catalytic domain (InterPro:IPR020829), Glyceraldehyde-3-phosphate dehydrogenase, type I (InterPro:IPR006424), Glyceraldehyde 3-phosphate dehydrogenase, catalytic domain, subgroup (InterPro:IPR020832), Glyceraldehyde 3-phosphate dehydrogenase, active site (InterPro:IPR020830), Glyceraldehyde 3-phosphate dehydrogenase, NAD(P) binding domain (InterPro:IPR020828); BEST Arabidopsis thaliana protein match is: glyceraldehyde-3-phosphate dehydrogenase of plastid 1 (TAIR:AT1G79530.1); Has 25238 Blast hits to 25227 proteins in 6343 species: Archae - 51; Bacteria - 10898; Metazoa - 2382; Fungi - 2852; Plants - 3834; Viruses - 0; Other Eukaryotes - 5221 (source: NCBI BLink).), which yields MALSSLLRSAATSAAAPRVELYPSSSYNHSQVTSSLGFSHSLTSSRFSGAAVSTGKYNAKRVQPIKATATEAPPAVHRSRSSGKTKVGINGFGRIGRLVLRIATFRDDIEVVAVNDPFIDAKYMAYMFKYDSTHGNYKGTINVIDDSTLEINGKQVKVVSKRDPAEIPWADLGAEYVVESSGVFTTVGQASSHLKGGAKKVIISAPSADAPMFVVGVNEKTYLPNMDIVSNASCTTNCLAPLAKVVHEEFGILEGLMTTVHATTATQKTVDGPSMKDWRGGRGASQNIIPSSTGAAKAVGKVLPELNGKLTGMAFRVPTPNVSVVDLTCRLEKDASYEDVKAAIKFASEGPLRGILGYTEEDVVSNDFLGDSRSSIFDANAGIGLSKSFMKLVSWYDNEWGYSNRVLDLIEHMALVAASR from the exons ATGGCCTTATCTTCTCTCCTCAGATCTGCCGCCACTTCCGCCGCAGCTCCTCGTGTCGAGCTTTATCCATCGTCATCGTACAATCATTCTCAG GTCACGTCAAGTCTTGGATTCAGTCATAGCCTGACCTCGTCTAGATTTTCTGGTGCTGCAGTTTCAACCGG AAAATACAATGCGAAGAGGGTTCAACCCATCAAGGCCACAGCTACGGAAGCACCTCCTGCTGTTCATA GGTCAAGGAGCAGTGGAAAGACAAAGGTTGGGATCAACg GTTTTGGTCGAATTGGAAGATTGGTCCTCCGCATCGCAACCTTTAGGGATGATATCGAGGTTGTAGCAGTCAACGATCCATTCATAGATGCCAAGTACATG GCTTACATGTTCAAGTATGATTCTACTCATGGAAATTACAAAGGAACTATCAATGTAATTGATGATTCAACTTTGGAGATCAATGGAAAACAAGTCAAAGTTGTCAGCAAGAG AGACCCAGCTGAAATCCCGTGGGCTGATCTTGGAGCTGAGTATGTTGTTGAGTCTTCAGGGGTATTCACCACCGTTGGACAAGCTTCATCACATTTGAAG GGTGGTGCTAAGAAGGTCATCATTTCTGCACCTTCAGCGGACGCGCCCATGTTTGTTGTTGGAGTAAATGAAAAGACATACCTGCCTAACATGGATATAGTCTCCAATGCAAGTTGTACCACCAATTGTCTTGCACCTCTTGCCAAG GTGGTGCATGAGGAATTTGGTATTCTTGAAGGCTTGATGACAACAGTCCACGCGACCACAG CTACTCAGAAAACTGTGGACGGCCCATCAATGAAGGACTGGAGAGGAGGCCGAGGCGCAAGTCAAAACATCATTCCTAGCTCAACAGGCGCTGCAAAG GCTGTTGGTAAGGTCCTTCCGGAACTCAATGGAAAACTAACAGGAATGGCCTTCCGTGTCCCAACACCAAATGTCTCTGTTGTGGATTTAACTTGTCGACTTGAGAAGGATGCATCGTATGAAGACGTCAAGGCAGCCATAAA GTTTGCATCAGAAGGACCACTTAGGGGCATTCTTGGATATACAGAAGAAGATGTCGTCTCTAATGATTTTCTTGGAGATTCAAG GTCAAGTATCTTTGATGCTAATGCTGGGATTGGATTAAGCAAGTCCTTCATGAAACTTGTCTCCTGGTATGACAACGAATGGGGTTACAG CAACCGAGTCCTTGACCTGATAGAACACATGGCGTTAGTTGCAGCCAGCCGCTAA
- a CDS encoding transglycosylase, protein MERSYSNARMANSFTFWNDCVEPEDLEEMWMDPAVSAEWIDVGETKGQKVHLSRDPDGQPYLTQTEMRAVSDITVRRHFDSILDSEMICAIAELESDRKPLIMRYSKKTKETGLGILQVFEKTAAWLAGGQGYQAYNVDDNPDLLHKPFINVYFGAAYLKWLTDYQNNQRSEEFVVRAYNGGTKKATHKSTLPYWKRYLAVKESLPSRKHGDAGPSSFRPTNPASPGSNTDFTYWDSRASPEDMEDMWNQSEICKEWTKSKEERGKVRFSQDGEKRPYLSRGELKAVAEIIVSKYFSTKGIRVPLVCAIADTVCMRFVNGIKKHVGILGVDYSTASWLYSELGYRAYRVDSADDLTKPFISMYFGVAYLVWLSEYEGSQRSNQFIVQAYMKGPDHVDLEESCPLWLKFEQALSYYEESKRDSGSCVIL, encoded by the exons ATGGAAAGGTCGTATAGCAATGCAAGAATGGCCAACAGTTTCACGTTCTGGAATGATTGTGTTGAGCCAGAGGATTTAGAAGAAATGTGGATGGATCCTGCGGTCAGTGCTGAATGGATTGATGTTGGAGAGACTAAAGGCCAGAAGGTTCACCTCTCAAGGGATCCTGATGGTCAGCCTTATCTTACACAGACCGAGATGAGG GCTGTTTCTGATATAACTGTCCGGAGGCATTTTGATTCCATCTTGGATTCG GAAATGATATGTGCAATTGCTGAGCTTGAAAGTGACCGAAAGCCTCTCATTATGCGGTACAGCAAAAAGACCAAAGAAACTGGCCTTGGAATTTTACAAGTTTTCGAAAAGACAGCAGCATGGTTGGCTGG GGGCCAAGGCTATCAGGCATATAATGTAGATGACAATCCTGATCTTCTTCACAAGCCCTTTATAAATGTGTACTTTGGGGCAGCTTACCTGAAATGGTTAACAGACTATCAGAATAA CCAGAGAAGTGAAGAGTTTGTTGTCAGAGCATACAATGGTGGGACAAAAAAGGCGACTCACAAGTCGACATTGCCATATTGGAAACGATACCTTGCAGTGAAAGAAAGTCTCCCTTCAAG AAAACATGGCGATGCTGGCCCTTCAAGCTTTCGTCCTACGAATCCCGCTTCCCCAGGCTCAA ACACCGATTTCACATACTGGGACTCTCGAGCTTCCCCCGAAGATATGGAAGATATGTGGAATCAGTCTGAAATATGTAAAGAGTGGACAAAATCTAAAGAAGAAAGGGGAAAGGTTCGTTTTTCACAAGATGGTGAAAAGAGGCCTTACCTTTCTCGAGGGGAACTTAAG gCTGTTGCAGAAATAATTGTTTCAAAGTACTTCAGCACGAAAGGAATTAGAGTT CCTCTTGTTTGTGCGATTGCTGATACTGTGTGCATGCGGTTTGTGAACGGTATTAAGAAACATGTAGGAATACTCGGAGTGGACTACTCAACCGCTTCATGGTTATACTC GGAGCTAGGATACCGAGCATACAGAGTCGATTCAGCAGACGATCTAACCAAACCATTTATCTCTATGTACTTTGGTGTAGCctatttggtttggttatcGGAATATGAAGGAAG TCAAAGAAGTAATCAATTCATTGTCCAAGCATATATGAAAGGTCCTGACCACGTCGATCTTGAGGAATCATGTCCACTCTGGCTCAAGTTCGAGCAAGCTCTGAGTTACTATGAAGAGTCCAAGAG GGATTCAGGAAGCTGCGTTATCCTATGA
- a CDS encoding kinase superfamily with octicosapeptide/Phox/Bem1p domain-containing protein (Protein kinase superfamily protein with octicosapeptide/Phox/Bem1p domain; FUNCTIONS IN: protein serine/threonine/tyrosine kinase activity, protein kinase activity; INVOLVED IN: protein amino acid phosphorylation; LOCATED IN: cytosol, nucleus; CONTAINS InterPro DOMAIN/s: Octicosapeptide/Phox/Bem1p (InterPro:IPR000270), Protein kinase, ATP binding site (InterPro:IPR017441), Protein kinase, catalytic domain (InterPro:IPR000719), Serine-threonine/tyrosine-protein kinase (InterPro:IPR001245), Protein kinase-like domain (InterPro:IPR011009), Serine/threonine-protein kinase, active site (InterPro:IPR008271); BEST Arabidopsis thaliana protein match is: Protein kinase superfamily protein with octicosapeptide/Phox/Bem1p domain (TAIR:AT1G79570.1).): MDRNRPPHPFQQHAMEPGYVNDSVPQGFTPDQTGLSNANVRPNPADVKPGLHYSIQTGEEFSLEFLRDRVISQRSANPIAAGDINYPTGYNGHAGSEFGSDVSRMSMVGNGIRQYERTNPPVHEFGNKLGHIHSAPEASLCQDRSLGNFHGYASSSASGSLTAKVKVLCSFGGKILPRPGDSKLRYVGGETHIISIRKDISWQELRQKVLEIYYRTHVVKYQLPGEDLDALVSVSCDEDLLNMMEEYNEMENRGGSQKLRMFLFSVSDLDGALLGVNKSDVDSEFQYVVAVNDMDLGSRSNSTLNGLDSSSANNLAELDVRNTEGINGVGPSQLTGIDFQQSSMQYSESAPPTSFAQYPQSIPHNGAFQFQQAVPPNATLQYAPSNPPSSSVHYPQSILPNSTLQYPQSISSSSYGLYPQYYGETEQFPMQYHDHNSSNYSIPIPFPGQPYPHPGITQQNAPVQVEEPNIKPETKVRDYVEPENRHILATNHQNPPQADDTEVKNREPSVATTVPSQDAAHMLPPRRDTRQNTPVKPSTYRDAVITEQVPVSGEDDQLSTSSGTCGLVHTDSESNLIDLDYPEPLQPTRRVYRSERIPREQLEMLNRLSKSDDSLGSQFLMSHPQASTGQQEPAKEAAGISHEDSHIVNDVENISGNVVASNETLDKRTVSGGGIETEARNLSHVDTERSHDIPEKQTSSGVLIDINDRFPQDFLSEIFAKALSDDMPSGANPYQHDGAGVSLNVENHDPKNWSYFRNLADEQFSDRDVAYIDRTPGFPSDMEDGGEIARLHQVAPLTENRVDPQMKVTESEEFDAMVENLRTSDCEQEDEKSETRNAGLPPVGPSLADYDTSGLQIIMNDDLEELKELGSGTFGTVYHGKWRGSDVAIKRIKKSCFAGRSSEQERLTGEFWGEAEILSKLHHPNVVAFYGVVKDGPGATLATVTEYMVDGSLRHVLVRKDRHLDRRKRLIIAMDAAFGMEYLHAKNIVHFDLKCDNLLVNLKDPSRPICKVGDFGLSKIKRNTLVSGGVRGTLPWMAPELLNGSSSKVSEKVDVFSFGIVLWEILTGEEPYANMHYGAIIGGIVNNTLRPTIPSYCDSDWRILMEECWAPNPTARPSFTEIAGRLRVMSTAATSNQSKPPAHKASK; this comes from the exons atggATAGAAACAGACCACCACATCCGTTCCAGCAACATGCTATGGAACCTGGATATGTGAATGACTCTGTCCCACAAGGATTTACGCCTGATCAAACGGGTCTCTCGAATGCAAATGTCCGACCTAATCCTGCAGATGTTAAGCCGGGGCTTCATTACTCCATACAAACAGGAGAGGAATTTTCTCTTGAGTTTCTGCGTGATCGTGTCATTTCTCAAAGGTCTGCAAATCCCATTGCAGCTGGAGATATCAATTATCCCACAGGTTATAACGGGCACGCAGGGTCTGAATTTGGTTCAGATGTTTCCAGGATGAGCATGGTGGGAAATGGCATCAGGCAGTATGAGAGAACAAACCCCCCGGTTCACGAGTTTGGAAATAAACTCGGGCATATCCATTCAGCACCAGAAGCTTCATTATGTCAAGATAGAAGTTTAGGAAATTTCCATGGATATGCATCTTCTTCAGCCTCAGGTAGTTTAACAGCAAAGGTTAAAGTCCTTTGTAGCTTTGGTGGGAAAATACTTCCACGTCCAGGTGATTCAAAGCTTAGATATGTTGGAGGTGAAACACACATTATTTCCATAAGAAAGGACATTTCTTGGCAGGAGCTCAGGCAAAAAGTTCTTGAAATCTACTATCGGACTCATGTTGTCAAGTATCAACTTCCTGGTGAAGATCTTGATGCCTTGGTGTCTGTATCATGTGACGAAGATCTACTGAATATGATGGAGGAGTATAATGAGATGGAAAACCGTGGGGGTTCGCAAAAGCTTAGAATGTTTCTGTTCTCTGTGAGTGATTTGGATGGTGCTCTTTTGGGGGTTAACAAAAGTGATGTTGACTCTGAGTTCCAGTATGTTGTAGCTGTAAATGACATGGACCTTGGATCAAGAAGCAACTCAACCCTTAATGGACTGGACAGCTCTTCTGCAAACAATTTAGCTGAGCTGGATGTCAGGAACACCGAGGGAATCAATGGTGTTGGCCCTTCGCAGTTAACAGGGATAGATTTTCAACAATCCTCTATGCAGTATTCTGAGTCTGCTCCACCAACCTCCTTTGCTCAGTATCCTCAATCTATCCCACACAATGGTGCATTTCAGTTTCAGCAAGCTGTTCCCCCAAATGCTACTCTTCAGTATGCCCCGTCCAATCCACCAAGTTCGTCTGTCCACTATCCTCAATCTATTCTACCAAATTCCACTCTCCAGTATCCACAATCGATCTCATCCAGCTCGTATGGATTATACCCACAATATTATGGAGAAACCGAGCAATTTCCAATGCAGTATCATGATCACAATTCTTCTAATTACTCTATTCCCATACCTTTCCCAGGGCAGCCATACCCTCACCCTGGCATCACACAGCAAAACGCACCTGTTCAGGTAGAGGAGCCAAACATAAAACCTGAGACGAAAGTTCGTGATTATGTGGAGCCTGAAAATCGTCATATTCTGGCAACTAATCACCAGAATCCCCCTCAAGCTGATGATACTGAGGTTAAGAATCGGGAGCCATCAGTTGCAACAACTGTACCCAGCCAGGATGCTGCACATATGTTGCCCCCAAGAAGAGACACACGGCAGAACACTCCTGTGAAGCCTTCTACTTACCGTGATGCTGTTATAACTGAGCAGGTCCCAGTATCCGGTGAAGATGATCAGCTTTCAACATCAAGTGGTACCTGTGGTCTTGTTCATACCGACTCTGAGTCGAATCTAATTGATCTTGATTATCCAGAACCTTTACAGCCCACCCGGAGAGTATATCGTTCGGAGAGGATACCTCGTGAACAGTTAGAAATGCTAAATCGCTTGTCCAAGTCTGATGACTCACTTGGTTCTCAGTTCTTAATGTCTCATCCACAAGCTAGCACTGGACAGCAAGAACCAGCAAAAGAAGCAGCAGGTATATCACATGAAGATTCACATATTGTAAATGATGTGGAAAACATCTCTGGAAATGTAGTGGCATCAAATGAAACCTTGGACAAAAGAACGGTCTCTGGTGGAGGTATTGAGACGGAAGCTCGTAACTTGAGCCATGTAGACACAGAAAGGAGTCATGATATCCCTGAAAAGCAAACTTCTTCAGGTGTTCTTATTGATATCAATGACAGGTTCCCTCAGGACTTCCTTTCTGAAATATTCGCAAAGGCACTCTCTGATGATATGCCGTCAGGTGCCAATCCATATCAGCATGATGGAGCTGGTGTTAGCTTGAATGTAGAGAATCATGATCCTAAAAATTGGTCTTATTTTCGGAATCTGGCCGATGAACAGTTTAGCGATAGGGATGTTGCTTATATTGACCGAACCCCTGGCTTTCCATCTGACATGGAAGATGGTGGAGAAATTGCCAGATTGCATCAGGTTGCTCCGTTGACAGAAAACCGTGTGGATCCTCAGATGAAGGTCACAGAGAGTGAGGAATTTGATGCTATGGTTGAGAATTTAAGGACCTCAGACTGTGAACAAGAG GATGAAAAGTCAGAAACAAGGAACGCTGGACTTCCCCCAGTTGGCCCGTCTCTGGCAGATTACGACACGAGTGGCTTGCAG ATCATTATGAATGACGATCTCGAGGAGCTAAAGGAGCTTGGTTCTGGCACATTCGGTACAGTGTATCATGGTAAATGGAGAGGATCAGATGTTGCCATCAAAAGGATAAAGAAGAGTTGCTTTGCTGGCCGATCATCTGAGCAAGAAAGATTA ACTGGTGAATTCTGGGGAGAAGCTGAAATTCTTTCAAAGCTTCATCATCCAAATGTGGTTGCATTTTATGGTGTTGTAAAAGATGGACCTGGTGCAACATTGGCTACTGTAACAGAGTACATGGTTGATGGTTCTCTGAGACATGTTCTAGTCAGGAAAGATAG ACACCTGGATCGTCGTAAGAGACTAATCATTGCCATGGATGCTGCCTTTGGAATGGAATACTTGCACGCCAAAAACATTGTTCACTTCGATTTGAAATGTGACAATTTACTTGTGAACCTCAAAGATCCTTCTCGCCCAATCTGCAAG GTTGGTGATTTCGGTTTGtcgaaaatcaaaagaaatacaTTGGTATCTGGTGGTGTACGCGGAACCTTACCATGGATGGCACCAGAGCTTCTCAATGGTAGCAGCAGCAAAGTTTCAGAGAAg GTCGATGTCTTCTCTTTTGGTATAGTCTTGTGGGAGATTCTAACCGGCGAGGAACCATATGCTAATATGCACTACGGTGCTATAATAG GTGGGATAGTGAACAACACACTGAGGCCGACCATACCGAGCTACTGTGACTCGGACTGGCGAATATTAATGGAGGAGTGTTGGGCGCCTAACCCAACAGCAAGGCCATCCTTCACGGAGATAGCTGGTCGGTTACGTGTTATGTCAACTGCAGCTACTTCGAACCAATCCAAACCACCAGCTCACAAGGCTTCAAAGTGA